Proteins found in one Triticum urartu cultivar G1812 chromosome 4, Tu2.1, whole genome shotgun sequence genomic segment:
- the LOC125550654 gene encoding 3beta-hydroxysteroid-dehydrogenase/decarboxylase-like isoform X1 produces MDAAEASARWCVVTGGRGFAARHLVLMLLRSGEWRVRVADLAQVISLDRDEEQGILGAAIREGQAVYASADLRDKAQLAKAFEGAEVVFHMAAPDSSINNFHLHYSVNVEGTKNVIDACIYCKVKRLIYTSSPSVVFDGVHGIFNADESMPYPDKFNDSYSETKADAEKLVMRANGRYGLLTCCIRPSSIFGPGDKLLVPSLVAAARAGKSKYIIGDGNNYYDFTYVENVAYGHICADKTLSSEDGAKRAAGKAYFVTNVEPIKFWEFMSLILDGLGYQRPSIKIPVSVMMPLAHVVEWTYKSFCKYGMKVPQLTPSRIRLLSCNRTFSCSRAKDQLGYEPIVSLKDGLKRTIESYSHMQAQNQRSISKTSILLGNGNVAKTLLWEDTKQTMTVLLLLAVIYYQLFTCGYTIITAMAKNFSLTALFLFIHGMLPANVFGHKIEKLEPSNFHISQVEAHHIACSVSSSWNSLVGVLKSLCRGNDWPLFLKVVFFLLVVSILSAMSSEAAFKIGIPLIFIGFKAYEKWEDTIDSLVGDACSFVLQFTPIQISSRQKQT; encoded by the exons ATGGATGCGGCCGAAGCCAGTGCGAGATGGTGTGTGGTCACTGGCGGCCGCGGCTTCGCGGCGAGACATCTGGTGCTGATGCTTCTCCGCTCCGGCGAGTGGCGCGTGCGCGTGGCCGACCTGGCCCAAGTCATCTCTCTCGACCGAGACGAGGAGCAGGGTATCCTCGGGGCCGCCATCCGCGAAGGACAAGCCGTTTACGCGTCCGCCGACCTCCGCGACAAGGCCCAGCTGGCCAAAG CTTTTGAGGGGGCAGAAGTAGTTTTTCATATGGCTGCTCCAGACTCATCCATCAACAACTTCCATCTTCATTATTCGGTGAATGTTGAAG GAACAAAGAATGTCATTGATGCGTGTATCTATTGCAAGGTGAAGCGACTTATCTACACTAGTTCACCAAGTGTAGTTTTTGATGGTGTTCATGGAATTTTTAATGCAGATGAATCAATGCCTTACCCAGATAAG TTTAATGATTCGTATTCAGAAACAAAGGCAGACGCAGAAAAATTGGTGATGAGAGCTAATGGTAGGTATGGGCTTCTTACTTGTTGTATACGCCCAAGTAGCATTTTTGGGCCCGGTGATAAGCTACTGGTTCCTTCTCTGGTTGCTGCTGCAAGGGCAGGCAAGTCCAAA TACATAATTGGTGATGGGAACAACTATTATGATTTCACCTACGTTGAAAACGTTGCCTATGGCCATATTTGTGCGGACAAAACTCTATCATCTGAAGATGGTGCAAAGCGAGCTGCTGGAAAA GCCTACTTCGTGACAAATGTGGAGCCCATAAAATTCTGGGAGTTTATGTCATTGATTCTAGATGGTCTTGGATATCAAAG GCCTTCAATAAAAATTCCTGTCTCTGTTATGATGCCATTGGCTCATGTGGTGGAATGGACTTACAAGTCGTTCTGCAAGTATGGCATGAAGGTTCCTCAGTTGACACCGTCAAGGATCAGGCTCCTCTCATGCAATCGAACattcagttgctcaagagcgaaAGATCAGCTTGGTTATGAACCCATTGTATCACTCAAG GATGGGCTGAAGAGAACAATAGAGTCGTATTCCCATATGCAAGCTCAGAATCAAAGGAGTATATCAAAGACTTCGATTTTGCTTGGGAATGGAAATG TTGCAAAAACGCTTCTTTGGGAAGATACGAAGCAAACAATGACAGTGCTACTACTATTGGCCGTTATCTACTACCAGTTATTCACATGTGGTTACACCATTATCACAGCAATGGCAAAAAATTTCTCACTAACAGCACTGTTCTTGTTCATTCATGGCATGCTCCCTGCAAATGT GTTTGGCCACAAGATTGAGAAACTTGAGCCCTCAAACTTCCACATCTCACAGGTGGAGGCACATCATATTGCTTGTTCAGTCAGTTCATCATGGAACTCATTAGTTGGCGTGCTAAAATCTCTTTGTAGGGGAAATGATTGGCCACTTTTTCTCAAG GTGGTATTCTTCCTACTGGTTGTTAGCATCCTTAGTGCCATGTCTTCGGAGGCTGCATTTAAAATAG GTATTCCTCTCATTTTCATAGGCTTCAAAGCATATGAGAAATGGGAGGACACAATTGACAGCCTGGTGGGTGATGCTTGTTCGTTCGTTCTACAGTTTACTCCTATCCAGATATCTTCAAGGCAGAAACAAACATAG
- the LOC125550654 gene encoding 3beta-hydroxysteroid-dehydrogenase/decarboxylase-like isoform X2 — translation MDAAEASARWCVVTGGRGFAARHLVLMLLRSGEWRVRVADLAQVISLDRDEEQGILGAAIREGQAVYASADLRDKAQLAKAFEGAEVVFHMAAPDSSINNFHLHYSVNVEGTKNVIDACIYCKVKRLIYTSSPSVVFDGVHGIFNADESMPYPDKYIIGDGNNYYDFTYVENVAYGHICADKTLSSEDGAKRAAGKAYFVTNVEPIKFWEFMSLILDGLGYQRPSIKIPVSVMMPLAHVVEWTYKSFCKYGMKVPQLTPSRIRLLSCNRTFSCSRAKDQLGYEPIVSLKDGLKRTIESYSHMQAQNQRSISKTSILLGNGNVAKTLLWEDTKQTMTVLLLLAVIYYQLFTCGYTIITAMAKNFSLTALFLFIHGMLPANVFGHKIEKLEPSNFHISQVEAHHIACSVSSSWNSLVGVLKSLCRGNDWPLFLKVVFFLLVVSILSAMSSEAAFKIGIPLIFIGFKAYEKWEDTIDSLVGDACSFVLQFTPIQISSRQKQT, via the exons ATGGATGCGGCCGAAGCCAGTGCGAGATGGTGTGTGGTCACTGGCGGCCGCGGCTTCGCGGCGAGACATCTGGTGCTGATGCTTCTCCGCTCCGGCGAGTGGCGCGTGCGCGTGGCCGACCTGGCCCAAGTCATCTCTCTCGACCGAGACGAGGAGCAGGGTATCCTCGGGGCCGCCATCCGCGAAGGACAAGCCGTTTACGCGTCCGCCGACCTCCGCGACAAGGCCCAGCTGGCCAAAG CTTTTGAGGGGGCAGAAGTAGTTTTTCATATGGCTGCTCCAGACTCATCCATCAACAACTTCCATCTTCATTATTCGGTGAATGTTGAAG GAACAAAGAATGTCATTGATGCGTGTATCTATTGCAAGGTGAAGCGACTTATCTACACTAGTTCACCAAGTGTAGTTTTTGATGGTGTTCATGGAATTTTTAATGCAGATGAATCAATGCCTTACCCAGATAAG TACATAATTGGTGATGGGAACAACTATTATGATTTCACCTACGTTGAAAACGTTGCCTATGGCCATATTTGTGCGGACAAAACTCTATCATCTGAAGATGGTGCAAAGCGAGCTGCTGGAAAA GCCTACTTCGTGACAAATGTGGAGCCCATAAAATTCTGGGAGTTTATGTCATTGATTCTAGATGGTCTTGGATATCAAAG GCCTTCAATAAAAATTCCTGTCTCTGTTATGATGCCATTGGCTCATGTGGTGGAATGGACTTACAAGTCGTTCTGCAAGTATGGCATGAAGGTTCCTCAGTTGACACCGTCAAGGATCAGGCTCCTCTCATGCAATCGAACattcagttgctcaagagcgaaAGATCAGCTTGGTTATGAACCCATTGTATCACTCAAG GATGGGCTGAAGAGAACAATAGAGTCGTATTCCCATATGCAAGCTCAGAATCAAAGGAGTATATCAAAGACTTCGATTTTGCTTGGGAATGGAAATG TTGCAAAAACGCTTCTTTGGGAAGATACGAAGCAAACAATGACAGTGCTACTACTATTGGCCGTTATCTACTACCAGTTATTCACATGTGGTTACACCATTATCACAGCAATGGCAAAAAATTTCTCACTAACAGCACTGTTCTTGTTCATTCATGGCATGCTCCCTGCAAATGT GTTTGGCCACAAGATTGAGAAACTTGAGCCCTCAAACTTCCACATCTCACAGGTGGAGGCACATCATATTGCTTGTTCAGTCAGTTCATCATGGAACTCATTAGTTGGCGTGCTAAAATCTCTTTGTAGGGGAAATGATTGGCCACTTTTTCTCAAG GTGGTATTCTTCCTACTGGTTGTTAGCATCCTTAGTGCCATGTCTTCGGAGGCTGCATTTAAAATAG GTATTCCTCTCATTTTCATAGGCTTCAAAGCATATGAGAAATGGGAGGACACAATTGACAGCCTGGTGGGTGATGCTTGTTCGTTCGTTCTACAGTTTACTCCTATCCAGATATCTTCAAGGCAGAAACAAACATAG